One genomic window of Candidatus Kuenenia stuttgartiensis includes the following:
- a CDS encoding general secretion pathway protein GspK, producing MLLLPEKQVKKTEDNKKKPRGKEKKGQSVRQWVPSNKPYSVLIGDRNCDVHIYDESGKININKITDETKQGFIKFLLALKIEEHAAEIITDSILDWVDEDDLHHVNGAEKNYYSSLPEPYEPKNGAFEIIEELTLVKGVTPQVFELLREHVTIYGAGKINVNFASKEVLLSVPDISPEIVDAIIQYRDENGKIEKFGDLKELFRGYGVIGKSFQEVTKYLTVYDSSFLTINALSHPEKSENSYGSYKMIVRKGSGDFTIIAVYPD from the coding sequence ATGCTATTGCTCCCGGAAAAACAGGTTAAAAAAACAGAGGATAATAAAAAAAAGCCGCGCGGGAAAGAGAAGAAGGGACAAAGTGTACGCCAATGGGTACCAAGCAATAAACCGTATTCTGTATTGATAGGGGATAGGAATTGTGATGTGCATATTTACGATGAAAGCGGCAAAATAAACATAAATAAGATTACTGATGAGACGAAACAGGGTTTTATTAAATTCCTTTTAGCCCTGAAGATCGAAGAACATGCAGCAGAAATTATAACGGATTCTATTTTGGATTGGGTGGATGAGGATGATTTGCACCATGTAAATGGAGCGGAAAAAAATTACTACAGCTCATTACCTGAACCTTACGAACCGAAAAATGGGGCATTTGAGATAATTGAAGAGTTAACATTAGTAAAGGGCGTTACCCCGCAAGTATTTGAATTATTACGGGAGCATGTAACCATCTATGGAGCCGGCAAAATTAATGTTAATTTTGCTTCTAAGGAAGTGTTGCTTTCCGTGCCCGACATTTCACCGGAAATAGTTGATGCGATTATTCAATATAGAGATGAAAACGGGAAAATAGAAAAATTCGGAGATTTAAAGGAATTATTCAGAGGGTATGGGGTCATAGGCAAATCCTTTCAGGAAGTGACGAAATATTTAACCGTGTACGATTCAAGTTTTTTGACAATTAATGCTCTTTCGCACCCTGAAAAATCAGAAAACTCTTATGGCTCTTACAAGATGATTGTGCGGAAAGGCAGCGGTGATTTTACTATTATTGCGGTATATCCTGATTAA
- the gspD gene encoding type II secretion system secretin GspD produces the protein MNKCTRVFIMIVFALLSGCKETQIKQTDFTPFRKPISLSTTTEKVEKKSWEYEVMPEKEVLGGKKEGVPDEIIYPSEYRRPEPALYKPAYTGEKIDIALNFDDAEIKDVVQVILGEILNVNYVLDKRVGGKVNLHASGEVYKEELISMLNSLLYVYNFTILKDGNLYNVLPQAEARRETSIIIHGDKIPEWSKDIIIQIVPLKYADPKKLSSTVKQFMSSIGNIVTHEDFPYLMIIDNASVMEKLLTIIKIFDVPFLAGKAMRFYEFKYVDARNMSKDLGSLAKSLGAKVGGDGEFDFVPFSDTNKLIVITKLPELLPKIDMWIKNIDVPPTQLDEEMRVYIYKVQHQKAETIVPIITQMYSEKMAAQPKKLGRDIVESMKVLADTETNSVIMKTFPSDYKSIKAIIEAIDATPQQVFIEVLIVEVTRNDTLDYGTEWLWSGSNLQVYGVGDIARAAGNAAVQFTNTFAKGSFEILIDILATSSNAKILSAPHILVRDEQPASIQVGEEVPILTSSGQQTGTTITFEQVQYRDTGIILTVTPHIAENGLITLEVNQEVSNAKLTDTGVEKSPTFSTRQVQTSLVIKSGHTIGLGGIIEQKNEKEVKKIPLLGDIPYLGNLFKATSLIDKRTELIMLITPYIANNAEDADSLTQAFEKKLQEIDFLVNQ, from the coding sequence ATGAATAAATGCACACGTGTTTTTATCATGATTGTTTTTGCACTTTTATCCGGGTGTAAAGAAACGCAGATAAAGCAAACAGATTTTACGCCTTTTAGAAAACCCATTTCGCTTTCAACTACCACGGAAAAAGTAGAAAAAAAATCGTGGGAATATGAAGTGATGCCGGAGAAGGAGGTTTTAGGAGGAAAGAAAGAGGGAGTACCGGATGAAATTATATATCCTTCTGAGTACAGAAGGCCTGAACCGGCGCTCTATAAACCAGCGTATACCGGGGAAAAAATTGATATTGCACTCAACTTTGATGATGCAGAAATCAAGGATGTGGTACAGGTAATATTGGGGGAAATTTTAAATGTGAATTATGTGTTGGATAAAAGAGTTGGGGGAAAAGTAAACCTTCATGCCAGCGGAGAAGTCTATAAAGAAGAATTGATCTCTATGCTTAATTCACTCCTTTATGTGTATAATTTTACGATACTGAAAGACGGGAATCTATACAATGTGCTGCCGCAGGCGGAAGCCAGACGGGAAACAAGTATCATTATACACGGAGATAAAATTCCCGAATGGAGTAAAGATATTATTATTCAAATTGTGCCATTGAAATATGCCGACCCGAAAAAATTGAGTTCAACCGTGAAGCAATTCATGTCTAGTATTGGAAATATTGTTACCCACGAAGACTTTCCCTATTTAATGATTATCGATAATGCCTCTGTAATGGAAAAACTGCTTACCATAATAAAAATATTTGATGTGCCTTTTTTAGCAGGGAAAGCCATGAGATTTTATGAGTTTAAATATGTTGATGCACGGAATATGTCGAAGGATCTTGGGAGTTTGGCAAAATCTTTAGGGGCAAAGGTCGGAGGGGACGGGGAATTTGATTTTGTGCCATTCTCAGATACAAATAAATTGATAGTGATTACGAAACTCCCGGAACTCTTGCCTAAAATAGACATGTGGATAAAAAATATCGATGTTCCTCCCACGCAGTTAGACGAGGAAATGAGAGTGTATATATATAAAGTTCAGCACCAGAAAGCAGAGACAATTGTGCCGATTATCACTCAGATGTATAGCGAAAAGATGGCGGCGCAGCCGAAGAAGCTTGGAAGAGATATAGTAGAATCAATGAAGGTGCTTGCGGACACTGAAACCAATTCGGTCATTATGAAGACCTTTCCCAGTGATTACAAGAGCATTAAAGCTATTATAGAAGCAATTGATGCAACCCCGCAACAGGTGTTTATAGAAGTATTGATTGTAGAAGTCACTCGTAACGATACATTAGACTACGGAACGGAGTGGTTGTGGTCGGGAAGTAATTTGCAAGTATATGGGGTAGGTGATATTGCAAGGGCTGCCGGTAATGCAGCGGTGCAGTTTACCAACACATTTGCGAAAGGGAGCTTTGAAATTCTTATTGATATTCTCGCCACAAGTTCTAATGCAAAAATACTTTCTGCGCCGCATATATTAGTACGGGACGAACAACCGGCAAGTATTCAGGTGGGAGAAGAGGTGCCGATTCTTACCAGTTCCGGCCAACAGACGGGCACTACGATTACTTTTGAACAGGTACAGTATCGTGATACTGGTATTATCCTTACCGTTACACCACATATTGCCGAAAATGGCCTTATTACACTGGAGGTAAATCAGGAAGTAAGCAATGCTAAACTAACAGACACAGGCGTTGAGAAATCCCCGACGTTTTCCACTCGTCAGGTGCAAACTTCGCTGGTGATAAAAAGCGGCCATACGATAGGTCTTGGTGGTATTATTGAACAAAAAAATGAGAAAGAGGTGAAAAAAATCCCTCTTTTGGGTGATATTCCCTATCTGGGAAATTTGTTTAAGGCGACATCGCTTATTGATAAGAGGACTGAGTTAATAATGTTAATTACACCATATATTGCAAATAACGCAGAAGATGCCGATTCGTTAACGCAGGCATTCGAGAAAAAATTGCAGGAAATTGATTTTCTGGTAAACCAGTAG
- a CDS encoding prepilin-type N-terminal cleavage/methylation domain-containing protein — MNSNYCSVYDDAVGIHDKKGFTLFELLIALFVGMVLVMSGVYAIRIGLFSMEKEGVWFSDSTREKAAFDFLWQQASALYNQKLPKENRLLNDNVKKKKDKMFVGEEDFLAFVSPLSLKKHYSQGLVIANYKVKMNDEGRLDLIYVETRLNPKLLMDLAEGFKTNFRMESNAVLYEEYTVFFNDCTSVAFEYLVSDEDAMDDDVDIAGGEVSPSQQSDNSKEGVKAVWKGKIIGKIPKAIKLTVTKNGEEQTLITPIMAMYSFLAYGQ, encoded by the coding sequence ATGAATAGTAATTATTGTAGCGTATATGATGATGCGGTTGGCATACATGACAAAAAAGGCTTCACCTTATTCGAGTTACTAATAGCGCTTTTTGTTGGTATGGTGCTTGTTATGTCAGGGGTGTATGCGATCAGAATTGGCTTGTTTTCTATGGAAAAAGAGGGCGTTTGGTTCAGTGATTCCACAAGGGAAAAAGCGGCCTTTGATTTCCTTTGGCAGCAAGCGTCTGCCCTGTATAATCAAAAACTCCCGAAAGAAAACAGACTTCTAAATGATAATGTGAAAAAAAAGAAGGATAAAATGTTTGTTGGTGAAGAAGATTTTCTTGCTTTTGTCTCGCCGCTTTCTTTAAAAAAACATTATTCACAGGGATTGGTAATTGCAAATTATAAGGTGAAAATGAATGATGAGGGCAGGTTGGATTTGATTTATGTTGAAACACGATTGAATCCAAAATTGTTAATGGATTTGGCGGAAGGATTTAAAACGAATTTTCGTATGGAATCTAACGCCGTTTTGTATGAAGAGTATACGGTATTTTTTAATGACTGTACATCCGTTGCATTTGAATATTTAGTATCTGATGAGGACGCAATGGACGATGACGTGGATATTGCAGGAGGGGAAGTGTCTCCTTCTCAACAGAGTGATAATAGTAAAGAAGGCGTGAAAGCAGTATGGAAGGGAAAAATTATAGGGAAAATCCCGAAGGCAATAAAACTAACGGTAACAAAAAATGGGGAAGAACAAACGCTTATAACTCCAATTATGGCTATGTACTCGTTTTTAGCCTATGGACAATAG
- a CDS encoding pilus assembly FimT family protein, translating into MKFILSQKRKGFTLLEVMVAMAIIGVSIGIFFSMVGNSSRIRGKIDDHTNSLLLARTKAEESFLGILDGIYTRLDEKTIYEGVTEKGVKWKIMEIDKYKEARMRVMMGEEDEERELPPEGYMALNTQVEGITIDTVTFIEQKRNDTIKKKKKGNE; encoded by the coding sequence ATGAAATTCATTTTGTCTCAAAAAAGAAAAGGATTTACCCTGCTTGAGGTTATGGTTGCGATGGCAATTATCGGCGTTTCCATTGGTATTTTTTTCAGCATGGTGGGTAATTCTTCCAGAATTAGAGGGAAAATCGACGATCATACAAATTCGTTGTTGCTGGCAAGGACAAAAGCAGAAGAATCCTTTTTGGGAATACTTGATGGGATATACACCAGGCTGGATGAAAAAACAATATATGAGGGGGTTACCGAAAAGGGTGTTAAATGGAAAATCATGGAAATTGATAAATATAAAGAAGCACGTATGAGAGTTATGATGGGGGAGGAGGATGAGGAGCGAGAATTACCCCCGGAAGGTTATATGGCATTAAATACGCAAGTAGAGGGGATAACGATTGATACGGTAACATTTATCGAACAGAAGAGAAATGATACTATAAAGAAAAAGAAGAAGGGGAATGAATAG